In the Ferrimicrobium sp. genome, one interval contains:
- a CDS encoding DMT family transporter, which produces MNTRATLTLLCLSLIWGCSFIFIKVGVESFSPVEIALLRTLLGSAVILVIVRARGLQFPHGRGLWWRLAIAAAVSNTIPYVLFGYGETHISAILAGLLNAMTPLVTFPVAIIAGIEHSSSRRILGLALGFLGVLVVLGVGGNIASGSLLGSAACLLAAVSYGVGFVVVRKIIPITDEARLGLAGGQLLMAAAEALIVLPLFWHGTQAINPRSIIAILLLGVMGTGVAYILNYALIHQVGALGASLTPLVMPIFSTLAGAFILEERLIWYQPIGAALILIGAWFVQRTPRLLAHD; this is translated from the coding sequence GTGAATACTCGAGCCACGCTCACGCTTCTTTGCCTCTCGCTCATCTGGGGCTGTTCCTTCATCTTCATCAAGGTGGGAGTCGAAAGCTTTTCACCTGTTGAGATTGCGCTCCTGCGCACTCTTTTAGGCTCCGCCGTGATTCTCGTCATCGTCCGCGCACGAGGGCTCCAATTCCCGCATGGTCGTGGACTCTGGTGGAGGCTCGCCATCGCAGCAGCCGTCTCGAACACGATTCCTTATGTGCTCTTTGGATACGGAGAGACCCATATCAGCGCCATCTTGGCGGGCCTTCTCAACGCGATGACACCGTTGGTTACCTTCCCAGTAGCGATCATCGCCGGCATCGAACACTCCTCCTCTCGGCGTATCCTTGGACTGGCTCTCGGCTTCCTTGGCGTGCTGGTCGTGCTCGGCGTGGGTGGCAACATAGCCTCAGGATCGCTGCTTGGCAGTGCCGCCTGTCTGTTGGCCGCCGTCTCCTACGGCGTCGGTTTCGTCGTTGTCCGCAAGATCATCCCCATTACCGACGAGGCTCGTCTTGGTCTCGCTGGAGGACAGCTGCTCATGGCTGCCGCTGAGGCTCTCATCGTCCTACCGCTGTTCTGGCACGGTACCCAAGCGATCAATCCACGATCGATCATTGCGATCCTCCTTTTAGGAGTGATGGGAACAGGTGTTGCTTATATCCTGAACTACGCACTCATTCATCAGGTGGGAGCATTAGGCGCCTCGCTCACCCCCCTGGTGATGCCCATTTTCTCCACCCTCGCCGGAGCCTTCATTCTGGAAGAGCGCCTCATCTGGTACCAGCCCATCGGGGCCGCGCTCATTCTCATCGGTGCCTGGTTCGTCCAGCGCACCCCTCGCCTGCTCGCCCATGATTGA